In Spirosoma sp. KUDC1026, the sequence TTCAGCCCTAGAATCCAGTTGAGCTGGTCGAGCGCAAACCGTTGCAGACTGTCGCTGAAGGCTTTGTCGGTTTTATACATAGGCGCAGCTAATCGGGCGGCAGCGGCCATCGAGCCCAGCCGGGCGTTTTCACCCTGCCACCAGGGTGATGCCTCGCTCCCGTGTGGAAAGAAAAACGCACTCTTTCGAACGCCCAGCGTATCCTGCGTCAGCTGGCGACTATAGCCGAAGGGGTTAGCTACCTCCTGCGTAATGGCCAGCTCGAACGAGAGCGACCGTTTGACTGCTTTTTTGATAGCGATCTGTGTATCGTGGGTCGCCAGTGGGTAGTATTCCAGCAGACTAATCACGGGTAGCCCCGCATCCGACGGGTGAAAAAATGGCCGATCCTGTTCATCGGCGCGCCAGTAATCACGGTACGTTTTCCAGGTGCTCAGGCGTTTCAGCAGCTGCTGGGTACGCTTCTCAGCCACCTGCTGGTACTTTGGTTTTTCAGTGGTTCGGTAGAGTTCGGTGGCCGCGAGCAGGGCGCAGTAATCGTCCAGAATGTTTTCCTTACCGTCGTTGGTCATGTTCGTGTTTTCCTTTTCCAGGAACGCAAACGCCCGTTCGGCCGCGGCCAGGTATTGTGCTTTCGTAAAATCGCCCGTTTCAGCATACGTAGCCGCCATGGCCAGCGCGGCAATCGCCATGCCACCGCCGGAGCGGTAGCTGACTTGGTAGCTGCGCCAGTTACCATCGGTCATCCGGTCCTGAAACGACTGCTCCTGCGACTGTTTGATCCGGTAGCCTTTGCTTTCGGCCTGCATCAGCCGGTCTTTGGGCAGTTTACCCGGTCCGGGAGCCCCTACCGAGCGGTAGAACGAGCCGTTGGGTACCTGCATTCTGACTAGAAAATCAGCACCGTACATCGCTTCGTCAAACAGCCGGCGGTTATATTGTCGGAAGTCGTTGCCTTTCCGTTTCTGCAACTGCTGATACGTCTTGAACAGGCTCCAGGCCGTCAGCGTGATCTGCTGCGGGTTGAAATACGAAGAGAACGACAGGTGCGACAGATGTTTGCCGTAATCACCAGAAGCATCGTACCAGCCACCGTGCGCATCAACCGTGTCCTGGTTGGCGGAGGTCTTCAGCGGTAGGTGGTGATCCGCTTTGTCAAGCAGGCCGGAACTACGCTGCCCCTTGAAATAGTAGATCACGTCCGACAGCGTATGCTGCTCCAGTACATTTTTGCCCACCTCAAAGGGGTGCGACGTAACGCTTCGATTGGGCAAGCTTACCTGTAACTGGTACTGGCCCTCTTTCTGCATTGCACCGAAATCGACGGTCCAGAATACCCAGTTTTTCCATTTGTTTACCGGTCCGCTGAATACGGGCTTGCCCGAAAAAACCACCCCGCCCGTTTCAGTATTGATTACCTGAAACCGGGTAATTTCCAGTTGCCGATCGGCCAGGATGACCGCCCGCTTAGGCAGATCATGCTCATAGCCAACCTGATTCGTCAGTACCTTCACGGATTGTGCCCGTACGACTATCGTGCTGACAAGCAGGCTAACGAACAAGACAAATCGCGACCGGGAAGCTATTCGGGCAGTCATTGGATGAGGAGTTGCTACGACAAGAGATTACTGACGACCGGGCGTATCGGTGCGGAAACTTTCCAGATTGCCCTGATCCTGCAGGGTTACGTACACCGTCTTGTTGTCTTTGCCGCCAAACGTTACGTTGGAGGGCAGCTTGCCGGTCAGCGTAACCTCACGGAGCACTTTACCCGCTGGTGATACAATGGCGACAACGCCTTTGCCGTGCCGGGCAATGTAGAGATTGCCTTTTTTGTCGCAGCGCATACCGTCCATACCAAAATCAGGAAATTCGAGCAGGATGCGCTTGTTGCTGAGCTGGCCATTTTTCAGGTCGTATACCCAGACCTTGCGCTGGACGGATTCATTCACGTACAGACGCTTGTTATCAGGACTCACCTCGACTCCGTTCGTCGTACCCATGTTGGCTTCGAGCAGGGTTACTTTGCCATCCGGATCGATGCGCCAGAGGTTACCCGTGTTTTCTTTCCAGTTTGGGTCGCTGGCGTAGAGCCGGTCGTTATCGTCGATCGCTACGTCGTTGGGCTGATTCATCCGCGACTCGTGGGCAAACACGCTCACCTGCTTGGTGGTCATGTTCACCTTCAGAATATTGTGCTTCGGATAATCCGCAATGAACATCTCCCCTTTTTTGTTGAAGCGAATGCCATTACCTACGCTACCTTCGGGCAGTTCGACAAATACACTACCCTCGCCCGCTGGCGTTACCTGCCCAATAGTGCCTTCTTTGGCAAAATTGACGGCGTAAATTGTTCCTTTTTTATCAACAGCGGGACCTTCCACCCCTTTGGTAAAACTGTTGACCGGCGTAAAGATGCTGGCTTTGAATAAGTCATCAGCCGTTGGGCTGACAGCGGCCGTAAGGCCAAAACCAATAGAAAGCAAGGAGGCTGTCACCATGACGGACAGCCTCTTACCGATGAACTCGTTACGTTTCATACCCTTGTTTTAATTCTTCATTTACACCCGTTCGACCACTGGTTGCTGCGTCTCCGGATTTTCTTCCTTCGGCACTTTGCGATGCCACCAGGACGCTAAGATAGAACCGGTGATGTTCATAAGTGGCCCAAAAACGGCCGGAGCCAGGCCAACGGTCGCAATTTTTCCCATTTCCTTCGCCAGACCCGACGCCAGACCACCGTTCTGCATGCCTACTTCGATAGCCATCGTCCGGCAGTCACGCTCACTCATCCTGAATAGACGTCCTGACCAGTAGCCCAGGAAGTAGCCAGTCAAATTGTGCAGCAATACCAGCAGAATTAACGCGGGTCCGATATTCAGCAGGCTTTCACGACCAGCCGCGGTGATGATAACGATGATAAAGGCAATCCCGAACATCGACACTAGCGGCATAGCATCGTCCAGCCATTTGGCTTTACCACTCAGAAATTTATTAAACAGTAAGCCCGCACCGATAGGAATAATGACCATTTTGGTAATGTCCCACATCATGTCCAGCACCTCAATGTCAACCAGCGCTCCGGCATAGAACTTCATCAGCATCGGCGTCATAAACGGTGCCAAGAGGGTCGAGAAGGCAGTGATGGTAATGGACAACGCCAGATTGGCTTTTGCCAGGTACGAGATTACGTTCGAGGCCATGCCGTTCGGCGAGCAGCCGATCAGGATAATACCAGCCGCAATTTCGGGTTCAAAGCCGCTCATGCTGGCAATGGCAAAACCCACGGCAGGCATGATCAGGAAGTGACTAAATACGCCGATCACGACGCCTTTCGGCATCTTAACGACACCCACAAAATCCTCGACGCCCATCGACGTGCCCATCCCGAACATGATTAACTGAATCAGTGGGGTAATGAGCGAACTGAATTTAAAATCACCGACCGACACGAAATACTGTGGGTAATAGAGCGCGGTGGTAACAGCCGCGAAAATCGTTACGGTGTAGGCAAACCCTTTCAGACTCTCGAAACCACGGAATCCGATTGCCAGGGCCAGGAAGGCCCCGATAAACGCCGGACCAGCCAGGGCTATCTGTCCCATCAATGTCATACCGAGCGCCACCAGGAAACCGGCAGCGGCAACGCCCAATGCTACTTTATACATCTTTATGTTTCAAGGTTTAGGAAGTAGAACCTGTTTACCAGGTCCGGTTTTTCATGTAGGCGTCCAGTTGCTCCCGTGTCATGGGAATTTCGCCCGGATTGTTTTTCAACCACGCCAGGAAATCGTTCCGAATCGCGTCAGTCCACTGGTTGTCGATTTGCCCCGTGGTGTACTTACCCGACTTCAGCATAGCGTGGCCGAACTTATCCCGCAGCGCAATAAATTCAGCGGTCACAATTACCTTCTCAGCCAGGTGAGCCGGGATAAAAATTACCCCCTGACTCCGGGCCAGTACCAGATCACCGGGCATCACGATGGCCTGCCCGATGCGGATGGGCGTATTCAGTCCCATCAGAACCACGTCTTTCAGATACGACGGGTCCCAGTCACGTACGTAGGCGTTGAAACCGTTAATCTGCTTCAACCCTTCCAGATCACGGGCCGCTGCGTCGAACACGACGCCATTGCCCGATTTGGCGTAAATTGAGTTGCCCAGGTTGTCGCCGATCAGTGTACCGTCGGTCAGTTTACCGAAGCAATCTGCTACGTAAACATCCCCTTTGGTCAGCTGATCAATCGGCCAGGCGTTGGTATTGCCAGTACGGCCCTGCTTCACCCCCCGGTCTTTGATGGCCTTCTCCACATCGGGTCGGCTAGGCATGAACATGGCCGTTACGGCGCGACCGGCAATGGGCTGATCGTCATGAATGATTTTCCAGCCTCGCTCAAACTGACAGGTATAACCTTCGTTCCGCAGCACGGTCCAGGCTTCTTCAATACCGATCTTCTTCGACCGCTGAATCAGATCGTCCGGCACCTTGGGCCGCCCATCCGGGAACCGCTCCCCTTTCCATTCGGCGGTCAGGTACGTCAGTTCGTCCTTGGCCATGGTTTGTCCCTGCGCCGACCATCCGCCAAGAATACTTACTACAAAGAGTGGTACTGCTAAAAAACTAACGCGCATTCGTCAAAAAAATTAATGATTGGTAGTAGGGCACTGTCATTTACAGGTGTGAGCATTTCATTCAGCTATTCACATTTGTGCTTGTCGGCGGTTTACCCAGACAAACCCCGCTTCAATCCTACTCTTGTTTTGGTTTCGTAAAGAGGTAATTTGAGTATTTCACTAGTTACCACCCCCTGCCCCCTCCGCACCGGCGGCCCGGCTAAAACAGGAGGGGGTTATTGAATGGGTCCCTGCAGAATCCTCCCCTTCCTGAAGTAGGAGGGGGCGACGGGGGAGCTAGCGCAAATTTCCACAGTACTAACCTACAAACCAGTAGAGTAAGAGTCAGCAGCTTTCCTTCTATCCCCCCCCTCCTGTTTTAGGAGGGGGCAGGGGGTGGTAATTAGGAGAATAGGCCGCTAACGTTTACGCTGTACTAGGGTCCCTGGGTTACATAAACCGGATTGGCGATGCCATTTAGATCGTACACAATTTTTCCTTTACGGATGGTCATCTCGCATTCCAGTTTTTCCTTACCCGTGATCTTGTAGCCGGTATAATCGAAAAAGCCGAACGTACCCGCATCACGCACCTCAAACTTGCCTTCGTGCAGTTTCAGGATTGCGACGTCGGCTTCTGAACCAACCGACAAACTACCCAGTTCGGGGCGCTTGATCGCCTGCGCGGGTGCCCAGGTGCTGGCTTTGATCACATTCGGCAGTTTCATACCCATCGCCAGAAATTTCGACATAACGTTGAGCATGTCTTTCATGGCGTTGTTCATGCTGCCGGTATGAATATCGGTGCTGATGGTGTTGGGATAGAACCCTTCCTTGATCGCGGGGATGGCCTGCGAGAAGGCAAAGCTGATACCACCATAGCCCACGTCGAAAATGACGCCTTTTTTCTGAGCCTCCCAAACAAAGGGTTTCACTTTGTTGCCGGCTACGTCGACGATGGCTTCGCGGGTTTTCAGCTGCCCAAAGCAGTGCGTAAAGATGTCGCCCGGCCGCAGTTTGTTCAGAAACAGTTCTTGAATAGACAGGGTGGGCGTGCTACCGCCAAAGTCGATCATAACCGGAATATTCGCCAGTTTACCGGCTTCCACGGCCCGATCAGTTGGGGTCCAGTCGTGGCCGTTGAAGTGGGCCAGTTTAACACCCACAATCTGCTCGGGGTATTTTTTGGCCATGTCCGCCGTTTGCTGGGCGTCCATGTCATCAACCTGCTGCTCAAACTGCCCTCCGCGCATGCCGTTGCCGACGATGTTCAGTAGGGTCAATACGCGGGTTTTCGAGAGGTCGACGGTTTGTTTCTTGAACGTTTCGAAATCCCGCCAGCCTGTACAACCCGCATCAACAATTGTCGTTACGCCATTTCGGAACGTAAAGCCATCGGGCGGCAGCGCATTCGGCCCGTTGCTGTATGTCTGGTTAAGATTCGTGCCGAAAAACACGTGCGTGTGCATGTCGATCAGGCCGGGCGTTACGTACAGTCCCTTGGCGTCGACAACCTGCCGGGCCCCTTTTGAATCGATACTTTTTGCTACCTGAACGATCTTACCATCGGTGATGGCGACGTCCATAATGCCGTCGATGTTATTTTTAGGATCAATAACATGCCCGCCTTTAATAACAATGCTGTACGACTGCGCGAACGAAAAATAGCCCGCCAGACAACAGAGAATGAACAGGGTAAGGGTTCGTTTTTTCATCGGAGGGGTTGTAAGCATGAAGCGTTTCTTACAGACCAGCGGTTTCCCTATCGGTGTTGACCAGCACGTTGACACCCGTCAATACCAATGAGGTTCCCTGATCCTAGGCCGTTGCTTTCGACAGTTCTTCTTTCAGCCGCTTTGCCACGATCTTTTCCTGACCGGGTTTCATCATCCAGACCGTTACGTTGATGTTGTTCGGGCCACCGCCCCCTACTTCAATCGACGGATCGCCTTTACGCAGCGCTTCCTGCAGGTCCTTGCTGGCGATTTTCAGCTTCGCCGGGTCCCAGGAGATTTTCAGGGTGGGTGTATGGTTACCCAGCGGTGGTACGCGTACCTCGGTCTGAACGCCACTCACGGTTTTGACGCTGTTGTCGATGTGAGCCACGCCATCTTCCCAGGTTTTCCAGAGCTTGTCGTGGTCCTCGTTGATGAACTTTTCCAGGGCGACGTACATGCCCAGAATCTCTTCCTTGTTCACCTTCATACCCCGACCAATGTTGAACCCGCGGGGTGGCATGTGCAACCGGGCGGCCGAAACGATATCTTTTTTGCCCATCAGCAGACCGGCGCTCTGCGGTCCCCGCATGGCTTTACCCCCCGAAATCACGACGAAGCTGAAGCCCATGTCGTTGAAGCGCCACAGGTTCTGAACCGGTGGTACGTCGGCGGCAATGTCGATGGAAGTTGGAATGTTGTGCTTCTTGCCCAATGCCACCCACTCCTCGTGCATGATCTTGCCCTTGTCGGCTTCGATGTGCAGGAAGTGCATCAGCGCGGTACGTTCGTTGATCGCCTTTTCGACGTCCTCCGCCGTTTCCACCTGAATAATCTTACAGCCGGTATTAGTTAGCGCGTGGTTGTAGACAATGTCGTGCGCTTTCTGGCAGATCACTTCGGTTTTCATGCCGGTACCCGCCAGATGTGGCAGCATTTCGACCTTCTTCTGATCCATGCCAGTCAGAATACCCGCCAGGCCGAGTGTCATGGCCGAGAAAGCTCCCGACGTAACGACGGCGGATTCGGCGTGGGTCATCTGGGCGATCTTCAGGCCTACCTTATCCTGCAGTTCGTCGAGCAGGCAAAACTCCTTAGCGCCGTAGTTGATGGCGTCGAGTACTTCATCCTGCATCAGTGACCCCGTCATGTAGGTTAGCGTACCGGCGGCATTGATAAACGTCCGGACGCCCAGTTCCTTGAACAGATCACGTTTGGGGGCAGCTGCCGTCTCCGACGAATCACTGTCGACTCCTGCAACGGCCAGGGGGGCTCCACCAATCAGGGC encodes:
- a CDS encoding amidohydrolase/deacetylase family metallohydrolase, with translation MKKRTLTLFILCCLAGYFSFAQSYSIVIKGGHVIDPKNNIDGIMDVAITDGKIVQVAKSIDSKGARQVVDAKGLYVTPGLIDMHTHVFFGTNLNQTYSNGPNALPPDGFTFRNGVTTIVDAGCTGWRDFETFKKQTVDLSKTRVLTLLNIVGNGMRGGQFEQQVDDMDAQQTADMAKKYPEQIVGVKLAHFNGHDWTPTDRAVEAGKLANIPVMIDFGGSTPTLSIQELFLNKLRPGDIFTHCFGQLKTREAIVDVAGNKVKPFVWEAQKKGVIFDVGYGGISFAFSQAIPAIKEGFYPNTISTDIHTGSMNNAMKDMLNVMSKFLAMGMKLPNVIKASTWAPAQAIKRPELGSLSVGSEADVAILKLHEGKFEVRDAGTFGFFDYTGYKITGKEKLECEMTIRKGKIVYDLNGIANPVYVTQGP
- a CDS encoding glycoside hydrolase family 9 protein → MTARIASRSRFVLFVSLLVSTIVVRAQSVKVLTNQVGYEHDLPKRAVILADRQLEITRFQVINTETGGVVFSGKPVFSGPVNKWKNWVFWTVDFGAMQKEGQYQLQVSLPNRSVTSHPFEVGKNVLEQHTLSDVIYYFKGQRSSGLLDKADHHLPLKTSANQDTVDAHGGWYDASGDYGKHLSHLSFSSYFNPQQITLTAWSLFKTYQQLQKRKGNDFRQYNRRLFDEAMYGADFLVRMQVPNGSFYRSVGAPGPGKLPKDRLMQAESKGYRIKQSQEQSFQDRMTDGNWRSYQVSYRSGGGMAIAALAMAATYAETGDFTKAQYLAAAERAFAFLEKENTNMTNDGKENILDDYCALLAATELYRTTEKPKYQQVAEKRTQQLLKRLSTWKTYRDYWRADEQDRPFFHPSDAGLPVISLLEYYPLATHDTQIAIKKAVKRSLSFELAITQEVANPFGYSRQLTQDTLGVRKSAFFFPHGSEASPWWQGENARLGSMAAAARLAAPMYKTDKAFSDSLQRFALDQLNWILGLNPYDASMLQGTGYNNPAYGFFGTFEYTNAPGGIVNGITSGLDNEDDIDFNLAYKTTGKDYDWRWAEQWLPHAAWYLFAIAIDKP
- a CDS encoding SMP-30/gluconolactonase/LRE family protein, producing MKRNEFIGKRLSVMVTASLLSIGFGLTAAVSPTADDLFKASIFTPVNSFTKGVEGPAVDKKGTIYAVNFAKEGTIGQVTPAGEGSVFVELPEGSVGNGIRFNKKGEMFIADYPKHNILKVNMTTKQVSVFAHESRMNQPNDVAIDDNDRLYASDPNWKENTGNLWRIDPDGKVTLLEANMGTTNGVEVSPDNKRLYVNESVQRKVWVYDLKNGQLSNKRILLEFPDFGMDGMRCDKKGNLYIARHGKGVVAIVSPAGKVLREVTLTGKLPSNVTFGGKDNKTVYVTLQDQGNLESFRTDTPGRQ
- a CDS encoding RraA family protein, whose translation is MRVSFLAVPLFVVSILGGWSAQGQTMAKDELTYLTAEWKGERFPDGRPKVPDDLIQRSKKIGIEEAWTVLRNEGYTCQFERGWKIIHDDQPIAGRAVTAMFMPSRPDVEKAIKDRGVKQGRTGNTNAWPIDQLTKGDVYVADCFGKLTDGTLIGDNLGNSIYAKSGNGVVFDAAARDLEGLKQINGFNAYVRDWDPSYLKDVVLMGLNTPIRIGQAIVMPGDLVLARSQGVIFIPAHLAEKVIVTAEFIALRDKFGHAMLKSGKYTTGQIDNQWTDAIRNDFLAWLKNNPGEIPMTREQLDAYMKNRTW
- a CDS encoding aminotransferase class V-fold PLP-dependent enzyme, whose amino-acid sequence is MLSRRNVIKHLSSAPLVGGALIGGAPLAVAGVDSDSSETAAAPKRDLFKELGVRTFINAAGTLTYMTGSLMQDEVLDAINYGAKEFCLLDELQDKVGLKIAQMTHAESAVVTSGAFSAMTLGLAGILTGMDQKKVEMLPHLAGTGMKTEVICQKAHDIVYNHALTNTGCKIIQVETAEDVEKAINERTALMHFLHIEADKGKIMHEEWVALGKKHNIPTSIDIAADVPPVQNLWRFNDMGFSFVVISGGKAMRGPQSAGLLMGKKDIVSAARLHMPPRGFNIGRGMKVNKEEILGMYVALEKFINEDHDKLWKTWEDGVAHIDNSVKTVSGVQTEVRVPPLGNHTPTLKISWDPAKLKIASKDLQEALRKGDPSIEVGGGGPNNINVTVWMMKPGQEKIVAKRLKEELSKATA
- a CDS encoding bile acid:sodium symporter family protein, with product MYKVALGVAAAGFLVALGMTLMGQIALAGPAFIGAFLALAIGFRGFESLKGFAYTVTIFAAVTTALYYPQYFVSVGDFKFSSLITPLIQLIMFGMGTSMGVEDFVGVVKMPKGVVIGVFSHFLIMPAVGFAIASMSGFEPEIAAGIILIGCSPNGMASNVISYLAKANLALSITITAFSTLLAPFMTPMLMKFYAGALVDIEVLDMMWDITKMVIIPIGAGLLFNKFLSGKAKWLDDAMPLVSMFGIAFIIVIITAAGRESLLNIGPALILLVLLHNLTGYFLGYWSGRLFRMSERDCRTMAIEVGMQNGGLASGLAKEMGKIATVGLAPAVFGPLMNITGSILASWWHRKVPKEENPETQQPVVERV